AAAAGGAGAAATGCCTTTTACAAAGAGTTAGAATATATCTTATTTCTTCTCAATCCCATTACCTTGTAGTGGCAGGGTATGTGCACCCATTTCCTCCTGCAAAAACCAGAAAAGACATCAGTTTCTTCCCACACTGATCTACTTGTGTGTCCATGGCATGTAGCAAAGGGCATGGAGAGAAAGATGTGTTTTGAGAGGAGGCTTAGAGATCACCTGGGTCAGTTGAGCTAAGCATAGCAGAGCCAGCAAAGTCACAGGCATCCTGTGTCTGACCCTTCTTCTGGTAATAGCTATTGGCAGCATAGGAACAATGGGCAAGCACTGTGTTAGGGTTGTAGCAAGCCCCATTTTGTAGGATTGGAGTGCAATCAGCCCCAGCTCCACAAGCATAGTCCAGTGTCTTTTGCAGAGCAGTGGTGCTCAAATCAGATCGACAAACACACCAAGCAGCATCTTcccaaggaaaaataaaaaataaaaaagaaagaggaTATAAGATTTTAGATCATCTCTTACATTTCTGGACATTATAATGAGCAACAAAAGAGAACCTGGAGTTTGAAAACTAGTTTAGAAGACTCTCAAACCATCTtctttatatttttcttcttattatttGCACTTCCAAACCATCTACAATAACTAGCTTTTGTGGTTCTTAGAATTCCATTTTCTGTGCAATCTGTGTAGTAATAAACAAAGACAGCCATACAAAAGGCCGAGAAAAGCAATCTCAAATAGAAAAATAGAACACTCATCCTGAGGACATACAGTACAGATCTGAGCCAAAGGATGAAATGACATGTGTTTGAAGAAGAGGCTGCTAAGTCATGGCTAATGGACACTTGAACAAACATCTTTGCCCTCCTCATAAATCATGAGAAAAAAGGAACAATCATGCAGAAAAGGCGAAAGAAAATAGATCATCTTTCAGAGACACATGACaataaaatataagaaagaaaaaaatgaaattattCTAGAGCTTACCTGAAGCACCAAACATGGCCACAGTCATCAGGAGGAACACTAAAGCAGCCATTGGTTGCCAACTGAGAAGAAGATGGGAGAGAAGAAATGGCCAGCCGACCAAGCTTTGTTCTTTGAGAGAgagtccgagagagagagagagagagagagagagggccttCCCATGGGTAATGATTTTGTAGTGGTGCATGGTGTACCAGCGTAGAAGAAAATGGTATTCCCACGCGTCCGACTCACGCGTAACGTTAACGCGATGAGATGGCAATCAAACGGCCATTAGGTGACGAAGGGAAAAAAGAGTTGCAGGATAGCCACAGATTTCGGTTGGAGGCGGCGGCCGACTGCTAGTGGGCCCGAACTAGTATGCCAGGTAGGCGAAACGGGTAAATCGTCAAACAGGTGGGGAGAAAAGCTCATCTTGATCCAACATAAATGGACGGTCGAGATGCCCGAAAGGGAAATTGTAGCGGTGCGTTCAAATCGTAAACTTGGACAGAATCACCACCGACGCCTGATCTAACATAAATGGACGGTCGAGATGCCGGAAAGTGCGATTGTAGCACTGCGTTTAAAATCCATTAGACAGACAGGATGTTGATCCCCACCGACGCCTTGCCTCGCACGCATCTCAAAACACTGCTCACCTCGATCCAGCACAAATGGACGGCTGAGATGCCAGAAACTGAAATTGTAGCATTGCCTTTAGAATGTACTATCGCACAGGATCCGCACCCACGCGCTGTTCACCGAGATCGAAGATAAATGGACGGTCGAGATGTCAGGAACCGAAATTGCAGCACCGCGTTTCAAATGTACAATCGGACCCACCCACCCACCAAACGAACCCACCCTTGCGTCTCGCATCGCTCTTCTGCCCGTCTCTCTGGATTCTTTGGGGACGGAGGCGAGGCATCTTTCGGTGGGCATGTGTGGGAATCGGGGACGGCGTGCGGCACGTACCGAGGGAGGTGGGAATGGGGGGGGCCACGGCGTCCTGTTCTCTCGTCCGTTTCGTGTTACTGTGCCTGCCACGGGTAGGTGTGATGTGCTGGCGCCGCATCAAAATTCGGTATTCGAGGGCTGGTCCAGATGTGCAATATTAGCTTTTCCTTCGTCCCATTATTTTCATATACTTTATTTCTGGTTggtagattattattattattattcttcttctttttcttcttcgtctctttcttttattttaacttttttttacaAATTTTGGTCTCTTATgtcatcatctttttttttaatacattttttttttatctcttaaGAGACAGAAGTTCTTTGTGCACTAAAAAGAAGACATATatcacttaccaaaaaaaaagaagacacaTATCATGTAATATTCCAATGAAAGAAATAAGATTTATAAAAAGTGTATGCAAAAAATCTAATTTTTtagattatatataatattattattttttaaataagtaCTTATAAGTAATAAAAAGTTAATTTGATGATATTATGACTGGAAATTTGTAGCCACCAATCTAAGCATATATTTTCCCTTTGTTAGCTCATAAAATGAGGTTTAATGAAGTTCCAACTAGTTGGGtaattagaaaattaaaaaaattaaattaaatttaagtaAGTTTCAGTTTgggcaaaataaaaaaatatcctcAAGTTTTTaccctctttttttttaattcaataaAACATCTTTTATTTTGTAAAGGATGAGATTATGGTTGCCTCCATCCTTTGTCACCACCAACTGTCTTTGGATTGCCACGAGGTGTTGTTGCCTTTGTGCAGTGACATTCGTCTTATCGCTCGTGTCTCTCATAATTTCATTCTCTTTGGCTCTTATCTGATTTTATCGTCATTGCTTCCACCCTTGCCCTCATTTGCCTTGCATCGTATCATTATCAAGTAGGGTGTCCTTGGCTCCCTTTATATGCAAGGGTAGAGATAACAATGAAGGCCAAAAAGAACAAGACAACGAATGTGAAGATGAACAATAACCAAAGAGGACTAGGCaaaaaaacaaaagcaaaagtAATAGGACAAAGACATAATATTGACTAgaataatcttatcttttaaATAATAATGGATTTTTTATGAGaataaataaaatagaaaatCCTTGGTGGGAACTCAATGTAATCTCTTTTTTATTTGAgaattttatcttttaaatttagatattttataaatataaaggggATTATATGACTTAAACCCATGATCACAAGGTGATAATTAGGATTATTACATTCTTTTAGAGTCAATTTGGATGTAATTAGGTTAATCATAGAAAGTTAAGCACAACTACTGTGATTCACTATAATTTAAGATCATTATCATATTTTTAAGATCAATTTGAGAATAATTAGACCTAGTTATAATCAGTTAAGGTGATTCATAAACTtcttatatttaatataaataaataattatattataatttttcataCATTAATAAATCGATTTGGAATTCTCATGTATTTAATTtgatgattaatttttaactaaaactaattataaatattttattagataAGACTTAATTATTCGTATAATTTATGTACGCTGACAATTTAGATTCCCAATTAGATTGTAACTACATCTAGCTTAATCTCCACGAATGAGTTAGAGATAATCTCCTCTAAATCTAACAGAGAGAAACGTAGGAGCACAAAATATCATCCTTTATTTCATTTCCtctcatcaaaatattaaaatttatatttataaaaataaatcttaattctTAAAGACTACTCTTTATAGTTTTGATTTATAATCTAAATTCTAATTCTAAATCATCGAGAATTTAAATACACCTTggttagtatttttttttaacatatcaTATTAATACTATTAAGAGGATTCAAACCCAAAATGTTATGATAAATTGTCAAAGTCATTACCAACTAAACTGACACTTCacctaataaattttaaatctaaAGTATTAACCACTGTAATATAAAAGCTATTTATAAATCTTAATTCTCTAACaattgatctttaatcaaaatcttaattttaattgaacttttttttaatatttaaaatctaaatatttctCTAAATACTTAGAACCCTAACAGAACCCTAACAGATATAGCGATAGAAACGTCGgcgactctttctctctctttgtatTACTAAAAGCATTACCTTTTTCTCGGATTTCTACATCGATAATTAGGCATTAGCACCATGGGAAGGCGAAAGCTCCCCTTCACGATGATCGACAAGAAGAGCCGCCGGCAGATAACCTTCTCCAAGCGCCGCAAGGGGCTGTACAGGAAGGCGTCCTACCTCTGCTCTCAAGGCTACGACATGGCCATCATTGCCATGTCTTCCGTCGGCAACGCCTTCGCCTTCGCAAACCCCGATATCGACACCGTCATCCGCCGCTACGTACGCGATGGGCATCCCATCGACTcgggcaaagaagaagaaggaggaggagaggttgCAGCAGTAGTGCCAGTAGACAGCCCAGCCACGACTTTGGGCGTTTTGCATGGCAGCGGCCCAACGCTGGATCTGGTTACGACGCCCAAAGCCGGCAAAGAAGCCGCGACGAGCAGCAGGATGATCGGAGAAGAAACGGTGACGAAGGCCAGCATACTGGAAGACCAACGGTTCTGGTGGAACAAGTCGCTCGATCATCTCAGGGTGGAGGATCTGCGAGAGCTCGAGAAGGCGATGGTGGAGCTGCGGAACAAGGCGCAAGAACGTGCAGATCTTATCTTGAGATCGACGACGCTCAGCCTCGGGCGATTATAATTGTGCATATGTAGCAAATTACTTTTAGATTATCTGATCAGAATAACATTACCTTGTCCCACTGCAAAATGTTGCAGCTCTTTTTTCTGAAGATGATTCCCAAAGAGTATAAATCAAATCTAAACATTGATAGCTACTGATGTTAGCAGCCAGAAGCACAATGTCAACAGATCTTTCTGCTTCAGATCCCTCTGTAGTCCGCTGGACACCTCGAGCTTTCAGACCTGAACCTGGAAAGCTCATTGGCTGTGTCACACAGCAAATTGGACTCAGGCAAGTAATCTTTCCCTTTTGTACACAGCAAAAGATGCATGCAGACAGCTTTGGGTAGTGAAACAGTGTCATGCATTGCACCACAGAAAGAAACTGATTCCTTGGATTCTGCCAGCCCCTACTTTGCTTGACAGCAAAGGTAAGCTTTCAGACAAGACTTCTTTCTGTGATGGCTCCAAACTCTGCAACAAGAACACAGGTTAGGCATCGTGTTTATCTCTTCTCAGAGGAGGAAATGATAGTTGGTATGAGGAGGAAATGATAGTTTCACTTGTCTACCGACGGTGGTGGGGCGTCTGAAGCACTCCTAATTGGTAAGACAACCAAGAAATGTCCTCTACAGTAACATGTCAGAATCCTAAATGATGTGCTAAAGAACAAATCTTTTTAAGCTCGGACATGACCTGTTTCCTTGCAGCGAGATGGTCCATAGGAACGATCACATGTGGGAAGGAGTTCACATCCAGTAGACATGGGATGTGGCTGTAGCTGTCTCCTTGCAGAAGCTTCAACCCAACGCTTGGACCTTCGATGTGAACATTAACTACCGCCGGCCGTGTCCCACTCGAGCTAATTTAATGCCCCCTCCACTAGGAATCATCTCCAGCGTCATCTCTTTGTAGGGAACTACAGACAGGTCTCCTGCGCTTCTTTTCCCTGCAGCCGAGTGTGACAGCATCCATAAGAAACATCGATATGGACTGATAAGCTGACAGCCGACTAATTTACATGGTCCTCCCACTCGCACAACTTGGCAAGGAAAACGAGGAAGAAATGACAAGAAGAGTCGTGGGGTTTGTCAGCTGGTTCCCACCGTCTCTCCTCGACATAAATACATATCCCATCAGTTGTCGATGCCGCATTCTCATCTataatctctctccctctctctctataCATACATTTGCATTGAGAGAACAATGTTGTTGGAGAGAAGTCTTGTTTTTGTGATTCTTCTGGTGGTGTTTGGGGCAGAGAAGAGTTTGGCACAGAGTGGAGGACTGAGCAGAGGGAGTTTTCCCAAGGGGTTCGTCTTTGGAACTGCTTCATCATCTTACCAGGTGATTGTTTGACCTTCTTCCTTGGAGATACTGTATCTATTTTGCTATGTATGAGATATCAATGAAGGATTTGTGTTCTCTTTCCACTCATAGCTCTCTATTTTACATGGTACGATTTCTTTCTTCGTTTTCCGTGTTTTGATTTCAGCTTTTAAAGGAATAAGAATGCTAAAGAGATTAATAACAGTAAGCAAAGCAATGATAAGCACCAGAGCTGAGAAAACAAATCATTAGAATGAATGGAAGAAGAGTAATAGTTATGCTTAACAATTGAATGCATCTCCTCCAAATGTTATCCTTTCTTCTCAGTACGAAGGAGCAGTGAAGGAGGATGGAAGAGGGAGAACGGTGTGGGATGCCTTTGCTCATTCCTTCGGTACGCCATTAGTCTTCATTTCACGCCTCCTTGAGAGGAAAAGCCCCATTATCCAACTACGCAAGCTTTTCTTCTTCTAACAAGCATTCGACTATGAAATGTCAACGAATGTTATCAGTAGAAAAGCTTGCTCATATTGAGTTTTGCAGGGAAGGTGATCGATTTCAGCAACGCCGACGTCGCTGTTGATCAATACCATCGGTTCCATGTACTTCATCTTCACCAAAAGCTCCTGCTATTCTGTGATTTGTAGCACTGACATCCTTGTCGATTGCAATTACAGGAGGATATTCAACTTATGAAAGACATGGGAATGGATGCTTATAGGTTTTCTATCGCATGGTCACGAATTTTCCCAAGTAATAACTCGCTCCCTCGTTCACAATTTCCATACCATTTCTTTTATGTATATGCTTTTAATGGATTATTTTCGTACCATTTCCTTAGTTGCTTATTACTTGGTATGTGATAGCTTTCTGAAAATTATATTATCAGACATTTATGAGCAACACAGAGTCATGCAAGTTCACAACTGTTCATCATCGGCATAATTAGGTAGGAATAACTTAGCATAAGCGGCTAAAGAAATTCTAGGCTTATCTTAAGAACTCTGAAAAGAATCAATCTCATGACTTTGTTCAGTATGATTCCTCTTTATTGTAGGAAGGTCATTTTGGATGTCGACTTGCATCTATGAAAGAGGATTACAAGTTTAATGATGTCTTAGTCAAAACTAGATGAAAACTCCTAAGGAGGACATGCAAAAAAGAGTCAACAACAACAAATAAcaacaaacaacaacaacaacaacaacaacaaaaccataaaaATGGAATTTGCAGAAGACACAGAGAAGGGAGATTAGAACTTTGAGCATAGAGCATGATGTTGTTCTCAGGTCAAGCAAATTTTGCATCTGACAAGACTGTTTTCTTTTGATGTATTTGCAGATGGTACTGGTGTGGTTAATCAGGCAGGGATCGACCATTACAATAAGTTAATCGATGCTTTGCTAGCTAATGGTAATCGATTATCACAAGAGAAACTCTTTATGAACTTGCAAATTGTTATAGTTGGTATCATATGATCTCTAATAATTATCGATTTGCAGGGATCGAACCGTATGTGACTCTATATCACTGGGACCTTCCTCAAGCCTTAGCTGATAGATACAATGGATGGCTTGATCGCCAGATTATGTGAGGTTTTAAAGCTATCAGACTTGTATTTTGAGCTGTGCCAAACGGTGATAGAAAAGTAGCTCCAAGGATTTAATTGTTAAGTCAGAGCCGGCTAACATCTTCtccgaaaaaaaattaaaattttagatttGATGATATATATCTTTGATATATTTCATTGCTATAGAACTTCAATCAAAAAGAAACTTTCTTAATGTTTTCTTAGAAAATCTTGGTAAGATTGTAGTAGATGTTTCCATATGGAAACTTATAAAACATGAAAAAGACACAGTAATGtaatagaaattttattaaaatagaaaaaaaaatgcaagCTTTATAACTACAAATGCTCCACACTTTCTGAATTGCTTCTAGCATAGGTTCAAGTCCATGGTAAAGACATCAGATATCTTCTGATTCatgtaaaacaagtgtacatgatTCTTGTCTTTAGTTACATAAATGACTTTGCATGTGTGAATGATACATTGTGACAATTGCAGAGAGGACTATGCAAACTATGCAGAGACATGCTTTAAGGCATTTGGGGACAGAGTCAAGCACTGGATGACCCTTAATGAGCCCCACACCTTCGCAGTTCAAGGCTTTGATGTGGGACTGCAAGCCCCCGGCCGCTGCTCCATTCCCCTTCTGTTGTTCTGCAGAGCAGGGAATTCAGCAACAGAGCCATATGTTGTTGCCCATAATGTTCTTCTCTCACATGCCACTGTATCTGACATCTACAGGAGGAAGTACAAGGTATGACAACATTTTTGCTGCCAATTCCATTCTCACAACAGTTTTGCATGCCATTGGAAGTTTAGAAACCAATCGAATTGCAGTAAGAGATGCTGAGTTTCTTAACAATGCATGCTTTGATGTTGAAGATCATGTTTAGTCTCATAATGATAATGGGTTGGAGAGTTGGGAGCAAAAACCTCATAAGGAGCGAAAATGAATCCACTCCAAGAGGTGCTTTTCGGGATCCATCTTTCGACATAGAGCCGATAATTATTTATAGCTCAAAGGGATTGTCATGGGGTTAGAAGAGACTTTGGCTCCCCCTCTTATGCCCATATTTAGTCTTATATTAGTTGTAGAGTTGGAGAGTCAGATCCTAATAAAGAGCCAAAGATGAATTGATTTAAAAGACGTATGGGCTCACCACAGCAAAAAAATTCCTCGCGACTCAAAAATCTTGCGATGGTAATGAttaatatcaagtttatcaaatttGATTTTGAATGCACATTTACATATAATTGACCAAAAGCATCATTGCTGATATGCAGCAAAATCAACAAGGATCAGTTGGCATAGCTTTTGATGCAATGTGGTTTGAACCCATGTCAGATTCCCCCACTGACATTGATGCCACCCAAAGAGCACAAGACTTTCAGTTTGGATGGTGAGGCCACTCTTTCTGCTTATGTGTTCTACTATTTCTGATCTTGAAGTGGTTTAACAACTTTATTCTGCTACTACATTTTGGTGTTTTATACTCGGCATAAAATGTtagttcagcataattaatatatGCAAAGACATATGATGAAGTACATGCATTCAAATATCTACTAAAACCTACCTGCTTCAATCAAATAACAGGTTCATGGATCCACTGTTCTTTGGGGATTATCCAAGTTCAATGAGGACAAGAGTCGGAAACAGGCTACCCAAGTTCTCCACAGCTGAGGCTGCTCTGGTTAAGGGGTCATTGGATTTTGTGGGAGTAAACCATTACACCACATACTATGCCAAGCATAATTCAACCAATATAATTGGAATACTCCTCAATGATACCCTCGCAGATTCTGGTGCCATCACTCTTCGTAAGTCCACTTCATTCCATGAAGATTTACTTATGATGCATAGTTGTTATGCACATGTTGTTTTAGGGATTGATCAGAAGTGGTTTAGGTTGTCTTCCTCATAGAGAGAGTTACCAAAAAGACAATGCATCATCCATAAAGTCCTAACTATCCGGGGATGTCTTTAGGTCACTCTATCGCTTCTCTTACTACTAATGATTATACCTCACCTAACTATAACATCCGTAGATCTCCTTAAGACGTGTCCGAACTTGAATAATACCATTAAAGGAAATATAAGCATCGTTCTCTCTTTAGAAATTCTCATATTAACTATTTCTTCTCATCATGCAGCTTTCAAGGATGGAAAGGCAATTGGAGATAGGGTAATTCTCATTGACAATACTGGGGCAGATACATCTTCAATCTATCAACTATTTATAAACTTCTACTACTTCCAATTCTTATGTTTTAGCTTACAATTTTCTATGTTAAGTGTATAAGCTTGAAAAATGATGCTGTCATCGAACCATATGATGATTTTGGAGTGCAGGCTTCTTCGATATGGCTCTACATTGTACCTCAAGGGATAAGAAGGTTGATGAACTACATCAAGCAGAGGTATGGAAATCCTGTGGTTATCATCACAGAGAACGGTAAGTCTCATGCTTCTCAATGTGTTCAAGATTTCCTCCTACATGCATTAATttttggaagctaacaattttgtGGCCAATGCGAAGGGATGGATGATTTCAACAATCCATTTATCTCGATTAAGGACGCTCTCAAGGACGATAAGCGAATCAGATACCACAATGATTATCTATCGAACTTGTCTGCCTCCATAAGGTAAGCCATCGCGGTATATGATTAAATAGTAGGATTGCATTAGAAATTCAAAAAGTGAGCATTAACACAATGGTGAAATTACTCCTTTGAGATCTGAAACATAACATATCTATTCATTGATCCAATCCAAATCTCACATTGGCAAGAGCTTCTTGCTCTAGTATTATCCTTCAATCATATTGAAAACACAATCAGACATgtaaatttaatttttctttttccttccaaaaaaaaaatttataggatGAGGTTTTGAATTCTCAACCTTAGATAAGCGGATTAGATACATCAAATCTTTGtgctttttataaaataatttccaAATCTTCAAGCTGAGGTAAATCAAATCTTTAACACCTTTTACTTGATTTGATTCTTACTTTTTATAAAGTACATTTTACAGATCTTAGTATGGATTGTTAAGGGATCTTTGATGTTGGTGGTGCCATAGCTGATTCAATTCAGTCCAATCTCAACTTTGACACTtgctttgagagagagagagagagagagagagagatggaactaATGACATTTACTGCACTGCACCTAAACCATCTACTTTTTGGTATTCTATCATGCAGGCAAGATGGCTGCAATGTGCAGGGGTACTTTGCGTGGTCTCTTCTCGACAACTGGGAATGGGCCGCAGGATACACATCTAGATTTGGCCTCTACTTCATAGATTACAATGACAACCTTAAGAGATATCCGAAGAACTCAGTCGACTGGTTCAAGAAGCTGCTGAAGTCTGCCTGAGCTCTATTCACCCAACACATTATTGGAAAAGGATCATTTGTCATATCAGTAGTAGTAGTTATAAGCTTTGTTGTAAGCCAAATCCTACTGGGGTGTCTCTTCATTCTTGGGCTTCAAACATGAAGTCTTCATTTCTTCACAGTGTGGTGTTGCACAATGCTCACATATTTGCAAGCACTAAGAGGACTTAATTTTGACCGCCATTTAATTTGTACCTCTTGTATttagaatatattattaaaaaatttcatgataaaatttcatgataattaaaaattattttgtcaGATAAAATTATAAggtaaatttttttctaaaataatcaATTCGtttgatttttaaaataaattattaaaaaattaatgataaaatcTAGATGAATTTTTAGGGTTAGTAaagtttattttataaaaaaatatcaaacattTTTTATAAAGTGTTCTAATAAATTATTGTAAATCAATAATTTAGgttttaaaaaatatctttaattgatcattataaaatatctttaattgttttaaaaaaattattatatatatttatatcttaaaaataaataatatgaaaTATACATATTGGCAAAAATTAAATGTCACAAAGAGCCACACAAGCCACCGTCACACAGATGAACGAATGGCAATCCCCGCGTTGCATTTTAATGAAGAGCGAGAAAGAGAAAGCAACATCCTGTTCTCATCTTCTCTTCAAATAATGGAGGTGGAGATGAAGGAGAAGGCGTACCGACAACCACACAGCGGGCGGGAGGAAGATGGCGGACTGGGggccggtggcggtggcggtgctgCTGTTCGTGCTGCTGACGCCGGGGGTGCTGTTTCAGCTGCCGGGCAACGAACGGGCGGTGGAGTTCGGCAGCTTCAAGACCAACGGCGTCGCCATCA
This genomic stretch from Musa acuminata AAA Group cultivar baxijiao chromosome BXJ3-9, Cavendish_Baxijiao_AAA, whole genome shotgun sequence harbors:
- the LOC103997145 gene encoding PLASMODESMATA CALLOSE-BINDING PROTEIN 3, with translation MAALVFLLMTVAMFGASDAAWCVCRSDLSTTALQKTLDYACGAGADCTPILQNGACYNPNTVLAHCSYAANSYYQKKGQTQDACDFAGSAMLSSTDPGGNGCTYPATTSAAGSSTTPTSTSTTPSSTTPSTFTPTTGTTGTGGVLGGLGPTGTTSIDGSDGGLIPNKGMPSLLLTFLLSPLVLLRL
- the LOC135649997 gene encoding agamous-like MADS-box protein AGL29, coding for MGRRKLPFTMIDKKSRRQITFSKRRKGLYRKASYLCSQGYDMAIIAMSSVGNAFAFANPDIDTVIRRYVRDGHPIDSGKEEEGGGEVAAVVPVDSPATTLGVLHGSGPTLDLVTTPKAGKEAATSSRMIGEETVTKASILEDQRFWWNKSLDHLRVEDLRELEKAMVELRNKAQERADLILRSTTLSLGRL
- the LOC103997148 gene encoding beta-glucosidase 6-like, giving the protein MLLERSLVFVILLVVFGAEKSLAQSGGLSRGSFPKGFVFGTASSSYQYEGAVKEDGRGRTVWDAFAHSFGKVIDFSNADVAVDQYHRFHEDIQLMKDMGMDAYRFSIAWSRIFPNGTGVVNQAGIDHYNKLIDALLANGIEPYVTLYHWDLPQALADRYNGWLDRQIIEDYANYAETCFKAFGDRVKHWMTLNEPHTFAVQGFDVGLQAPGRCSIPLLLFCRAGNSATEPYVVAHNVLLSHATVSDIYRRKYKQNQQGSVGIAFDAMWFEPMSDSPTDIDATQRAQDFQFGWFMDPLFFGDYPSSMRTRVGNRLPKFSTAEAALVKGSLDFVGVNHYTTYYAKHNSTNIIGILLNDTLADSGAITLPFKDGKAIGDRASSIWLYIVPQGIRRLMNYIKQRYGNPVVIITENGMDDFNNPFISIKDALKDDKRIRYHNDYLSNLSASIRQDGCNVQGYFAWSLLDNWEWAAGYTSRFGLYFIDYNDNLKRYPKNSVDWFKKLLKSA
- the LOC103997149 gene encoding uncharacterized protein LOC103997149 codes for the protein MADWGPVAVAVLLFVLLTPGVLFQLPGNERAVEFGSFKTNGVAIIVHAVLYFALITIFVVAVGVHIHIR